From the Bacillus sp. Marseille-P3661 genome, the window TGCAGAAAATGCGATCCTCTTGGTTCGACAGAGGTGGGAACTTAACTACATCGAATACTGATTTTTTCACAATTCTTTTACCGCCGCCAACAAAGTCGACATATTGAAATTCATTAGCCGGATTGCGCAGCACAAGGGCTTGTAAACCTTGAATATAACAAAAATAAGAGGACTTTCCCACGATATCGGCATCTGTGTATTTAAAAGCTAGCATTAAGTCACTTATATAGTTGGGTGCGTAATAATCGTCATCGTCAAAGGTCGCAATATACTCGTATTTTGTTTTTTCAACAGCAAAGTTTTGACACTCACCTATCGTCTTATCTTGGGGTACTTTGTAGATTGATACGTTTGGATAGTTCTCTGCTTTCATTTTCCACACATCGAGATCCATATCGTCTCTGTTTAAAATAATAATTAGTTCTTTTATTGCATGAAATTGGTTTTCAT encodes:
- a CDS encoding glycosyltransferase family 2 protein, encoding MDKQLLEQLFKGIVPGLSKVLEDPQYSRSLVLRLRQIFANDKTEGVSIITCTNRPHFMNNIFANYENQFHAIKELIIILNRDDMDLDVWKMKAENYPNVSIYKVPQDKTIGECQNFAVEKTKYEYIATFDDDDYYAPNYISDLMLAFKYTDADIVGKSSYFCYIQGLQALVLRNPANEFQYVDFVGGGKRIVKKSVFDVVKFPPLSNQEDRIFCIESIKKGFKIFSADNYNLCYLRSSNQNHHTWSISDEEMLARCSLVTYTNDYKPFVTL